The following proteins are co-located in the Psilocybe cubensis strain MGC-MH-2018 chromosome 5, whole genome shotgun sequence genome:
- a CDS encoding Nudix hydrolase 11 has protein sequence MTSCIPKDALKSLSEQSAAAINNLVSYFSTLEQPDLSGHQLKKIAAVLALLYEEDGKLRVLLTTRSRQLRTHAGQTALPGGKWDPTDASLAETAYREANEEVGLPINSPCIHTLGLLSPFISLHKILVTPVVAFLSDNRLLSTLRAAEAEVSQIFSHQLEAILDPSLAKHGPLVPIGSEDWPYETEVYNTSDSVVPMLDNTVYRMHRFRTSASPIKGLTSDILIKIAEVAFARPTKYGRYAPSQLKNIVDIVKAVEKHDTVMTIQ, from the exons ATGACTTCGTGTATACCCAAAGACGCTCTAAAGTCCCTCTCAGAACAGTCTGCAGCGGCAATCAACAATCTGGTCAGCTATTTCAGCACCTTGGAACAACCTGATCT ATCAGGCCATCAACTGAAAAAAATTGCCGCGGTGCTTGCATTGCTGTATGAGGAGGATGGAAAACTACGCGTTCTTCTGACAACGCGTTCGCGACAACTGCGGACGCATGCTGGACAGACGGCTTTGCCAGGGGGGAAATGGGATCCGACAGATGCAAGTCTGGCAGAAACCGCG TATAGAGAGGCCAATGAAGAAGTCGGGCTGCCCATTAATAGCCCTTGCATCCATACGTTGGGCCTTCtctctccattcatctcgCTGCACAAGATTCTAGTTACTCCAGTCGTGGCTTTTCTTAGTGATAACAGACTTCTTTCAACTCTGAGAGCAGCGGAAGCTGAAGTGTCCCAAATATTCAGCCACCAACTAGAGGCCATTCTCGATCCTTCTCTCGCTAAACATGGCCCGCTTGTGCCTATAGGCAGCGAAGACTGGCCCTATGAAACGGAAGTATAC AACACCAGTGATTCGGTCGTACCTATGCTGGACAACACCGTGTATAGGATGCATCGTTTTCGCACGTCTGCGTCTCCTATCAAGGGGCTGACATCTGATATCCTG ATCAAGATTGCAGAGGTTGCTTTTGCACGACCGACCAAATACGGACGGTACGCTCCAAGCCAGCTCAAGAACATAGTGGACATCGTTAAAGCAGTCGAGAAACATGATACTGTTATGACAATCCAATGA
- a CDS encoding Myosin IC heavy chain, which produces MNTNRAIEYVVSQTRENISFLLSAQQISPSDAMDILDKLPKVSAAPNPELDRTFPAPYTDSRNPVPPTKTPVNILAARPVPPIPSPFLFRAKALWAYNEDGREPNDLTFAAGDIIEVTDEKNSDWWTGRLNGKGGVFPSSYVQKLPRDPPPAHPFPTGGGSQYPEKPHAHPPQNFPSGPPPPQNFNNGPSYYSSNPYPPPQNNYYTPPPQQGNSTPIYQTAPPPAAPVTTVQEPEKKQGFFKGGLGNTLAHSAAGGVGFGAGSAVGSGIINSIF; this is translated from the exons ATGAACACAAATCGAGCAATTGAATACGTCGTCTCTCAAACGAGAGAAAacatttcttttttgctgTCGGCTCAGCAAATATCACCCTCAGATGCTATGGACATACTCGACAAGCTCCCCAAGGTCTCTGCTGCCCCAAACCCCGAGTTGGACCGTACTTTTCCCGCTCCTTACACCGACTCGCGGAATCCAGTACCACCGACAAAAACGCCCGTGAATATACTGGCTGCTCGCCCAGTACCACCTATACCTTCGCCATTTCTGTTTAGAGCCAAAGCGCTCTGGGCTTACAATGAGGACGGGCGG GAACCCAATGATCTGACGTTCGCCGCAGGTGATATCATCGAGGTGACGGACGAAAAGAATTCCGACTGGTGGACTGGTAGGCTCAACGGCAAAGGAGGAGTGTTCCCATCGTCATACGTTCAGAAACTTCCTCGCGACCCTCCTCCTGCTCACCCATTCCCAACTGGAGGAGGATCTCAATACCCCGAAAAGCCCCATGCACACCCACCTCAGAACTTCCCCAGTGGaccacctccgcctcagAACTTCAACAATGGACCTTCTTATTACTCGTCCAACCCATACCCGCCCCCACAAAATAACTACTATACACCACCTCCACAACAAGGGAACTCGACCCCCATTTATCAGACCGCGCCTCCACCCGCTGCCCCTGTGACTACTGTACAAGAGCCCGAGAAGAAACAGGGCTTCTTCAAAGGGGGATTAGGAAACACT CTCGCTCATTCCGCTGCTGGCGGTGTTGGTTTCGGAGCCG GTTCTGCTGTTGGGTCAGGTATCATCAACTCCATTTTCTAA